The Lycium barbarum isolate Lr01 chromosome 9, ASM1917538v2, whole genome shotgun sequence genome has a segment encoding these proteins:
- the LOC132609486 gene encoding lysine-specific demethylase JMJ27-like isoform X11 produces the protein MSAFIELRNGNLQADASEVRMQFIDNGPGYLHAVDTRRANFRHFRLHLCQGEPVVVTNVLDNALGLSWEPMVMWRIFRLITKAADVLNCLNWCKLEMNIHQFFKGYMEGRLDSYGWPQLLKLNHWPPSGLFDERLPRHGAEFFSCLPFMEYTHPQYGYLNLALRFPDNCSKPDLGPKAYIAYGFPKELGRGDSVTKLHYGVTDTANVLMHTQAVVPTIEQLSAIEKLKQIHKAQDQREFVAEASRMHESKAENKKYSQQSVKADCETNKEGEEYQDREDSISLFGQDSSEGFEEADGGALWDVFRRQDVPKLEEYLRKHFREFRHTYGSLLPQVVHPIHDQTFYLSTEHKRRLKKEYGIEPWTFVQKLGEAVFVPAGCPYQVRNLKSCINVAVDFVSPENVNECIRLTEEFRKLPRNHDARVDKLEVKKIIVHAMSQAVDQLEKTLFRNSEAGIATGLSSSSPISKSINAKPGPNMPKSSSSISEDLSSSKTAKREEYVAPSEDEKPATTEVNLHYPHPVLDVSSANKAMPGPDMPKSSSTLDDLSSSKTAKREEYVAPTENKKPRTAEVNLHSPLPVLSANKAQESTSIPSGKLKQSINKEDVESTFHTVKSFLKSIPEQCSSQQSGLQSNTASNQTLARVVFECSIRLSLEALAYDPMHEKEMYGAIAALNENPSSFFSDEQTKQLVKLKYEFPVMVKKWRDLARAESSYQEFLTSFEEDRKKLDDWIRSEARLKSEYVKKEEQARELEAALQTIKNQKKEIMDERQEASLAAQKIMLSAQEKAGKIESTKTELVTTKMRMDGLQKNWSNFQSKFP, from the exons ATGAGCGCATTTATTG AACTAAGGAATGGAAACCTGCAAGCAGATGCATCCGAAGTGCGGATGCAATTTATTGACAATGGACCAGGTTATTTGCATG CTGTAGATACTCGGCGTGCAAATTTCAGGCATTTTCGGCTCCATTTGTGTCAGGGTGAACCAGTTGTTGTAACTAACGTTCTTGATAATGCATTGGGATTGAGCTGGGAACCTATGGTAATGTGGCGTATTTTTCGACTAATCACGAAGGCTGCAGATGTTTTAAATTGCTTAAATTGGTGTAAG TTGGAAATGAACATACACCAGTTTTTCAAAGGATACATGGAGGGTCGCCTTGACAGTTATGGGTGGCCTCAACTCTTAAAGTTGAATCACTGGCCGCCATCAGGTCTATTTGATGAGCGGCTGCCACGTCATGGTGCCGAATTTTTTAGTTGTTTGCCTTTTATGGAATATACACATCCTCAATATGGCTATCTCAATCTCGCTCTTAGATTTCCTGATAACTGTTCGAAGCCAGATTTGGGGCCTAAGGCTTACATTGCTTATGGTTTTCCTAAGGAGCTTGGACGTGGAGACTCAGTCACCAAACTACACTATGGTGTGACTGATACG GCCAACGTGTTGATGCACACTCAAGCAGTGGTCCCAACAATTGAACAGCTCTCGGCCATAGAGAAGTTGAAACAAATTCACAAAGCGCAGGATCAGAGGGAATTTGTAGCTGAAGCTAGCAGGATGCATGAAAGTAAAGCTGAGAATAAGAAGTACAGCCAGCAAAGTGTAAAAGCTGATTGTGAAACCAATAAAGAGGGAGAAGAATACCAAGACAGAGAAGATAGTATTTCTCTTTTTGGGCAGGATAGCTCTGAAGGATTTGAAGAAGCAGATGGCGGTGCTCTATGGGATGTCTTTAGGAGGCAAGATGTTCCTAAATTGGAGGAATATCTCAGGAAGCACTTCAGGGAATTTAGGCACACATATGGCTCACTGTTGCCGCAG GTTGTTCATCCCATTCATGATCAAACGTTCTACTTGAGCACTGAGCATAAAAGGAGGCTAAAGAAAGAATATG GCATTGAACCATGGACTTTTGTTCAAAAATTAGGTGAAGCTGTTTTTGTTCCTGCTGGATGCCCTTATCAAGTCAGAAATTTAAAG TCGTGTATCAACGTCGCTGTTGATTTTGTATCTCCTGAAAATGTGAATGAGTGCATCCGTTTGACCGAGGAGTTTCGCAAGCTTCCCAGAAATCATGATGCTAGGGTAGATAAGTTGGAG GTAAAGAAAATAATTGTTCATGCGATGAGCCAAGCAGTGGATCAATTAGAGAAGACACTATT TAGGAACTCTGAAGCAGGCATCGCTACAGGATTATCCTCATCAAGTCCGATAAGCAAAAGTATAAAT GCTAAGCCAGGACCAAATATGCCAAAATCTTCCTCTTCCATTTCGGAAGATCTATCCAGTAGCAAGACTGCCAAAAGAGAAGAATATGTTGCTCCAAGTGAGGATGAGAAACCAGCAACCACCGAAGttaatctacattatccacatccAGTTCTTGATGTGTCTTCAGCAAACAAG GCTATGCCAGGGCCAGATATGCCAAAATCATCCTCCACTTTGGATGATCTGTCCAGCAGCAAGACTGCCAAAAGAGAAGAATATGTTGCTCCAACTGAGAATAAGAAACCAAGAACTGCTGAAGTTAATCTACATTCTCCGCTTCCAGTTCTTTCAGCAAACAAG GCTCAAGAAAGCACATCAATCCCTAGTGGAAAGTTGAAGCAATCCATCAATAAAGAAGATGTGGAATCAACTTTCCACACGGTTAAATCATTCTTGAAGTCTATACCAGAGCAGTGCTCGAGCCAACAATCAGGACTCCAGAGCAACACTGCTTCAAACCAAACACTAGCAAGGGTAGTATTTGAATGCTCAATCAGACTGTCACTGGAGGCATTGGCTTATGACCCAATGCATGAAAAAGAAATGTATGGTGCAATTGCTGCTTTAAATGAAAATCCCTCATCATTCTTTAGCGATGAACAAACCAAGCAATTGGTAAAACTTAAGTATGAATTCCCTGTCATGGTTAAGAAATGGAGGGACTTGGCACGAGCTGAATCAAGTTACCAGGAATTCTTGACCAGCTTCGAAGAGGATAGGAAAAAACTGGATGATTGGATTAGATCAGAAGCCAGGTTGAAGTCGGAGTATGTTAAAAAGGAGGAACAAGCTAGAGAATTGGAAGCAGCCCTTCAAACTATAAAGAACCAGAAAAAAGAAATCATGGATGAAAGACAAGAAGCGTCTCTAGCAGCTCAGAAAATCATGTTGTCAGCTCAAGAAAAAGCTGGCAAGATAGAAAGCACTAAAACTGAATTGGTAACGACAAAGATGCGGATGGATGGCTTGCAAAAAAATTGGTCCAACTTTCAGTCTAAATTCCCCTAG
- the LOC132609486 gene encoding lysine-specific demethylase JMJ26-like isoform X4, producing the protein MYPGMPEEAILKACPVCRNLCNCTTCLRLDGLAKHLMFVEVKFSDEEKLEYSKHIVRALLPALEQFNTEQMIEKQIEYQSRALAVSEVNMRKAKYEKDERIYCNYCSAFIVDFHRSCSSCSFQLCLTCCTELRNGNLQADASEVRMQFIDNGPGYLHGKCCSITSTKNRTTEVKIRDRTKVAMASKWKPKENGTIPCPPKDMGGCSKGTLNLRCIFSENWISQLLLKAKEIAHKCTHNDSELHCSCSISKGANDISGGKLRKAAARENSDDNYVFCPAAVDTRRANFRHFRLHLCQGEPVVVTNVLDNALGLSWEPMVMWRIFRLITKAADVLNCLNWCKLEMNIHQFFKGYMEGRLDSYGWPQLLKLNHWPPSGLFDERLPRHGAEFFSCLPFMEYTHPQYGYLNLALRFPDNCSKPDLGPKAYIAYGFPKELGRGDSVTKLHYGVTDTANVLMHTQAVVPTIEQLSAIEKLKQIHKAQDQREFVAEASRMHESKAENKKYSQQSVKADCETNKEGEEYQDREDSISLFGQDSSEGFEEADGGALWDVFRRQDVPKLEEYLRKHFREFRHTYGSLLPQVVHPIHDQTFYLSTEHKRRLKKEYGIEPWTFVQKLGEAVFVPAGCPYQVRNLKSCINVAVDFVSPENVNECIRLTEEFRKLPRNHDARVDKLEVKKIIVHAMSQAVDQLEKTLFRNSEAGIATGLSSSSPISKSINAKPGPNMPKSSSSISEDLSSSKTAKREEYVAPSEDEKPATTEVNLHYPHPVLDVSSANKAMPGPDMPKSSSTLDDLSSSKTAKREEYVAPTENKKPRTAEVNLHSPLPVLSANKAQESTSIPSGKLKQSINKEDVESTFHTVKSFLKSIPEQCSSQQSGLQSNTASNQTLARVVFECSIRLSLEALAYDPMHEKEMYGAIAALNENPSSFFSDEQTKQLVKLKYEFPVMVKKWRDLARAESSYQEFLTSFEEDRKKLDDWIRSEARLKSEYVKKEEQARELEAALQTIKNQKKEIMDERQEASLAAQKIMLSAQEKAGKIESTKTELVTTKMRMDGLQKNWSNFQSKFP; encoded by the exons AT GTACCCTGGGATGCCAGAAGAGGCCATTTTAAAAGCTTGCCCTGTATGTCGTAACCTTTGCAACTGCACAACATGCTTGCGGTTAGATGGGTTAGCTAAA CATTTGATGTTTGTTGAAGTAAAGTTCAGTGATGAAGAAAAACTTGAGTATTCTAAGCACATTGTACGAGCACTTTTGCCTGCTTTGGAACAATTTAATACAGAGCAAATGATTGAAAAGCAGATTGAGTATCAGAGTCGAG CATTAGCAGTTTCAGAGGTGAATATGCGCAAAGCAAAATACGAGAAGGATGAGCGCATTTATTG CAACTATTGCAGTGCTTTTATTGTTGATTTTCATCGGAGTTGTTCTAGCTGTTCCTTTCAACTTTGCCTAACTTGTTGCACAGAACTAAGGAATGGAAACCTGCAAGCAGATGCATCCGAAGTGCGGATGCAATTTATTGACAATGGACCAGGTTATTTGCATGGTAAATGTTGTAGCATAACTTCAACAAAGAACAGAACTACTGAAGTTAAAATAAGGGATCGAACCAAGGTGGCAATGGCATCTAAATGGAAACCGAAGGAAAATGGTACCATTCCTTGCCCACCCAAAGATATGGGAGGTTGTAGTAAAGGAACCTTAAATTTGAGATGTATATTTTCTGAGAATTGGATATCACAGCTTTTACTGAAAGCTAAAGAAATAGCACATAAATGTACGCATAATGATTCAGAGCTGCACTGCTCCTGTTCAATTTCTAAGGGTGCAAATGATATTTCTGGTGGCAAGCTACGTAAGGCAGCTGCTCGAGAAAATTCTGATGATAACTATGTATTCTGTCCTGCAGCTGTAGATACTCGGCGTGCAAATTTCAGGCATTTTCGGCTCCATTTGTGTCAGGGTGAACCAGTTGTTGTAACTAACGTTCTTGATAATGCATTGGGATTGAGCTGGGAACCTATGGTAATGTGGCGTATTTTTCGACTAATCACGAAGGCTGCAGATGTTTTAAATTGCTTAAATTGGTGTAAG TTGGAAATGAACATACACCAGTTTTTCAAAGGATACATGGAGGGTCGCCTTGACAGTTATGGGTGGCCTCAACTCTTAAAGTTGAATCACTGGCCGCCATCAGGTCTATTTGATGAGCGGCTGCCACGTCATGGTGCCGAATTTTTTAGTTGTTTGCCTTTTATGGAATATACACATCCTCAATATGGCTATCTCAATCTCGCTCTTAGATTTCCTGATAACTGTTCGAAGCCAGATTTGGGGCCTAAGGCTTACATTGCTTATGGTTTTCCTAAGGAGCTTGGACGTGGAGACTCAGTCACCAAACTACACTATGGTGTGACTGATACG GCCAACGTGTTGATGCACACTCAAGCAGTGGTCCCAACAATTGAACAGCTCTCGGCCATAGAGAAGTTGAAACAAATTCACAAAGCGCAGGATCAGAGGGAATTTGTAGCTGAAGCTAGCAGGATGCATGAAAGTAAAGCTGAGAATAAGAAGTACAGCCAGCAAAGTGTAAAAGCTGATTGTGAAACCAATAAAGAGGGAGAAGAATACCAAGACAGAGAAGATAGTATTTCTCTTTTTGGGCAGGATAGCTCTGAAGGATTTGAAGAAGCAGATGGCGGTGCTCTATGGGATGTCTTTAGGAGGCAAGATGTTCCTAAATTGGAGGAATATCTCAGGAAGCACTTCAGGGAATTTAGGCACACATATGGCTCACTGTTGCCGCAG GTTGTTCATCCCATTCATGATCAAACGTTCTACTTGAGCACTGAGCATAAAAGGAGGCTAAAGAAAGAATATG GCATTGAACCATGGACTTTTGTTCAAAAATTAGGTGAAGCTGTTTTTGTTCCTGCTGGATGCCCTTATCAAGTCAGAAATTTAAAG TCGTGTATCAACGTCGCTGTTGATTTTGTATCTCCTGAAAATGTGAATGAGTGCATCCGTTTGACCGAGGAGTTTCGCAAGCTTCCCAGAAATCATGATGCTAGGGTAGATAAGTTGGAG GTAAAGAAAATAATTGTTCATGCGATGAGCCAAGCAGTGGATCAATTAGAGAAGACACTATT TAGGAACTCTGAAGCAGGCATCGCTACAGGATTATCCTCATCAAGTCCGATAAGCAAAAGTATAAAT GCTAAGCCAGGACCAAATATGCCAAAATCTTCCTCTTCCATTTCGGAAGATCTATCCAGTAGCAAGACTGCCAAAAGAGAAGAATATGTTGCTCCAAGTGAGGATGAGAAACCAGCAACCACCGAAGttaatctacattatccacatccAGTTCTTGATGTGTCTTCAGCAAACAAG GCTATGCCAGGGCCAGATATGCCAAAATCATCCTCCACTTTGGATGATCTGTCCAGCAGCAAGACTGCCAAAAGAGAAGAATATGTTGCTCCAACTGAGAATAAGAAACCAAGAACTGCTGAAGTTAATCTACATTCTCCGCTTCCAGTTCTTTCAGCAAACAAG GCTCAAGAAAGCACATCAATCCCTAGTGGAAAGTTGAAGCAATCCATCAATAAAGAAGATGTGGAATCAACTTTCCACACGGTTAAATCATTCTTGAAGTCTATACCAGAGCAGTGCTCGAGCCAACAATCAGGACTCCAGAGCAACACTGCTTCAAACCAAACACTAGCAAGGGTAGTATTTGAATGCTCAATCAGACTGTCACTGGAGGCATTGGCTTATGACCCAATGCATGAAAAAGAAATGTATGGTGCAATTGCTGCTTTAAATGAAAATCCCTCATCATTCTTTAGCGATGAACAAACCAAGCAATTGGTAAAACTTAAGTATGAATTCCCTGTCATGGTTAAGAAATGGAGGGACTTGGCACGAGCTGAATCAAGTTACCAGGAATTCTTGACCAGCTTCGAAGAGGATAGGAAAAAACTGGATGATTGGATTAGATCAGAAGCCAGGTTGAAGTCGGAGTATGTTAAAAAGGAGGAACAAGCTAGAGAATTGGAAGCAGCCCTTCAAACTATAAAGAACCAGAAAAAAGAAATCATGGATGAAAGACAAGAAGCGTCTCTAGCAGCTCAGAAAATCATGTTGTCAGCTCAAGAAAAAGCTGGCAAGATAGAAAGCACTAAAACTGAATTGGTAACGACAAAGATGCGGATGGATGGCTTGCAAAAAAATTGGTCCAACTTTCAGTCTAAATTCCCCTAG
- the LOC132609486 gene encoding lysine-specific demethylase JMJ26-like isoform X1, whose translation MQSKRKFVIMESSTSEEEDVVDSDEESCGNSKKRKKTGNQTRGGGGENSRRESKNCHQCQRNDKDKVVCCSKCKTKRYCLPCITRWYPGMPEEAILKACPVCRNLCNCTTCLRLDGLAKHLMFVEVKFSDEEKLEYSKHIVRALLPALEQFNTEQMIEKQIEYQSRALAVSEVNMRKAKYEKDERIYCNYCSAFIVDFHRSCSSCSFQLCLTCCTELRNGNLQADASEVRMQFIDNGPGYLHGKCCSITSTKNRTTEVKIRDRTKVAMASKWKPKENGTIPCPPKDMGGCSKGTLNLRCIFSENWISQLLLKAKEIAHKCTHNDSELHCSCSISKGANDISGGKLRKAAARENSDDNYVFCPAAVDTRRANFRHFRLHLCQGEPVVVTNVLDNALGLSWEPMVMWRIFRLITKAADVLNCLNWCKLEMNIHQFFKGYMEGRLDSYGWPQLLKLNHWPPSGLFDERLPRHGAEFFSCLPFMEYTHPQYGYLNLALRFPDNCSKPDLGPKAYIAYGFPKELGRGDSVTKLHYGVTDTANVLMHTQAVVPTIEQLSAIEKLKQIHKAQDQREFVAEASRMHESKAENKKYSQQSVKADCETNKEGEEYQDREDSISLFGQDSSEGFEEADGGALWDVFRRQDVPKLEEYLRKHFREFRHTYGSLLPQVVHPIHDQTFYLSTEHKRRLKKEYGIEPWTFVQKLGEAVFVPAGCPYQVRNLKSCINVAVDFVSPENVNECIRLTEEFRKLPRNHDARVDKLEVKKIIVHAMSQAVDQLEKTLFRNSEAGIATGLSSSSPISKSINAKPGPNMPKSSSSISEDLSSSKTAKREEYVAPSEDEKPATTEVNLHYPHPVLDVSSANKAMPGPDMPKSSSTLDDLSSSKTAKREEYVAPTENKKPRTAEVNLHSPLPVLSANKAQESTSIPSGKLKQSINKEDVESTFHTVKSFLKSIPEQCSSQQSGLQSNTASNQTLARVVFECSIRLSLEALAYDPMHEKEMYGAIAALNENPSSFFSDEQTKQLVKLKYEFPVMVKKWRDLARAESSYQEFLTSFEEDRKKLDDWIRSEARLKSEYVKKEEQARELEAALQTIKNQKKEIMDERQEASLAAQKIMLSAQEKAGKIESTKTELVTTKMRMDGLQKNWSNFQSKFP comes from the exons ATGCAAAGCAAGAGGAAATTTGTGATCATGGAAAGCAGCACTAGTGAGGAAGAAGATGTTGTCGATAGTGATGAAGAGAGTTGTGGTAATTcgaagaagaggaagaaaacGGGTAACCAAActagaggaggaggaggagaaaacAGCAGAAGGGAGTCCAAGAACTGTCATCAGTGTCAGAGGAATGACAAAGACAAAGTGGTGTGTTGTTCCAAATGTAAAACTAAAAGATATTGCCTTCCTTGCATCACTCGATG GTACCCTGGGATGCCAGAAGAGGCCATTTTAAAAGCTTGCCCTGTATGTCGTAACCTTTGCAACTGCACAACATGCTTGCGGTTAGATGGGTTAGCTAAA CATTTGATGTTTGTTGAAGTAAAGTTCAGTGATGAAGAAAAACTTGAGTATTCTAAGCACATTGTACGAGCACTTTTGCCTGCTTTGGAACAATTTAATACAGAGCAAATGATTGAAAAGCAGATTGAGTATCAGAGTCGAG CATTAGCAGTTTCAGAGGTGAATATGCGCAAAGCAAAATACGAGAAGGATGAGCGCATTTATTG CAACTATTGCAGTGCTTTTATTGTTGATTTTCATCGGAGTTGTTCTAGCTGTTCCTTTCAACTTTGCCTAACTTGTTGCACAGAACTAAGGAATGGAAACCTGCAAGCAGATGCATCCGAAGTGCGGATGCAATTTATTGACAATGGACCAGGTTATTTGCATGGTAAATGTTGTAGCATAACTTCAACAAAGAACAGAACTACTGAAGTTAAAATAAGGGATCGAACCAAGGTGGCAATGGCATCTAAATGGAAACCGAAGGAAAATGGTACCATTCCTTGCCCACCCAAAGATATGGGAGGTTGTAGTAAAGGAACCTTAAATTTGAGATGTATATTTTCTGAGAATTGGATATCACAGCTTTTACTGAAAGCTAAAGAAATAGCACATAAATGTACGCATAATGATTCAGAGCTGCACTGCTCCTGTTCAATTTCTAAGGGTGCAAATGATATTTCTGGTGGCAAGCTACGTAAGGCAGCTGCTCGAGAAAATTCTGATGATAACTATGTATTCTGTCCTGCAGCTGTAGATACTCGGCGTGCAAATTTCAGGCATTTTCGGCTCCATTTGTGTCAGGGTGAACCAGTTGTTGTAACTAACGTTCTTGATAATGCATTGGGATTGAGCTGGGAACCTATGGTAATGTGGCGTATTTTTCGACTAATCACGAAGGCTGCAGATGTTTTAAATTGCTTAAATTGGTGTAAG TTGGAAATGAACATACACCAGTTTTTCAAAGGATACATGGAGGGTCGCCTTGACAGTTATGGGTGGCCTCAACTCTTAAAGTTGAATCACTGGCCGCCATCAGGTCTATTTGATGAGCGGCTGCCACGTCATGGTGCCGAATTTTTTAGTTGTTTGCCTTTTATGGAATATACACATCCTCAATATGGCTATCTCAATCTCGCTCTTAGATTTCCTGATAACTGTTCGAAGCCAGATTTGGGGCCTAAGGCTTACATTGCTTATGGTTTTCCTAAGGAGCTTGGACGTGGAGACTCAGTCACCAAACTACACTATGGTGTGACTGATACG GCCAACGTGTTGATGCACACTCAAGCAGTGGTCCCAACAATTGAACAGCTCTCGGCCATAGAGAAGTTGAAACAAATTCACAAAGCGCAGGATCAGAGGGAATTTGTAGCTGAAGCTAGCAGGATGCATGAAAGTAAAGCTGAGAATAAGAAGTACAGCCAGCAAAGTGTAAAAGCTGATTGTGAAACCAATAAAGAGGGAGAAGAATACCAAGACAGAGAAGATAGTATTTCTCTTTTTGGGCAGGATAGCTCTGAAGGATTTGAAGAAGCAGATGGCGGTGCTCTATGGGATGTCTTTAGGAGGCAAGATGTTCCTAAATTGGAGGAATATCTCAGGAAGCACTTCAGGGAATTTAGGCACACATATGGCTCACTGTTGCCGCAG GTTGTTCATCCCATTCATGATCAAACGTTCTACTTGAGCACTGAGCATAAAAGGAGGCTAAAGAAAGAATATG GCATTGAACCATGGACTTTTGTTCAAAAATTAGGTGAAGCTGTTTTTGTTCCTGCTGGATGCCCTTATCAAGTCAGAAATTTAAAG TCGTGTATCAACGTCGCTGTTGATTTTGTATCTCCTGAAAATGTGAATGAGTGCATCCGTTTGACCGAGGAGTTTCGCAAGCTTCCCAGAAATCATGATGCTAGGGTAGATAAGTTGGAG GTAAAGAAAATAATTGTTCATGCGATGAGCCAAGCAGTGGATCAATTAGAGAAGACACTATT TAGGAACTCTGAAGCAGGCATCGCTACAGGATTATCCTCATCAAGTCCGATAAGCAAAAGTATAAAT GCTAAGCCAGGACCAAATATGCCAAAATCTTCCTCTTCCATTTCGGAAGATCTATCCAGTAGCAAGACTGCCAAAAGAGAAGAATATGTTGCTCCAAGTGAGGATGAGAAACCAGCAACCACCGAAGttaatctacattatccacatccAGTTCTTGATGTGTCTTCAGCAAACAAG GCTATGCCAGGGCCAGATATGCCAAAATCATCCTCCACTTTGGATGATCTGTCCAGCAGCAAGACTGCCAAAAGAGAAGAATATGTTGCTCCAACTGAGAATAAGAAACCAAGAACTGCTGAAGTTAATCTACATTCTCCGCTTCCAGTTCTTTCAGCAAACAAG GCTCAAGAAAGCACATCAATCCCTAGTGGAAAGTTGAAGCAATCCATCAATAAAGAAGATGTGGAATCAACTTTCCACACGGTTAAATCATTCTTGAAGTCTATACCAGAGCAGTGCTCGAGCCAACAATCAGGACTCCAGAGCAACACTGCTTCAAACCAAACACTAGCAAGGGTAGTATTTGAATGCTCAATCAGACTGTCACTGGAGGCATTGGCTTATGACCCAATGCATGAAAAAGAAATGTATGGTGCAATTGCTGCTTTAAATGAAAATCCCTCATCATTCTTTAGCGATGAACAAACCAAGCAATTGGTAAAACTTAAGTATGAATTCCCTGTCATGGTTAAGAAATGGAGGGACTTGGCACGAGCTGAATCAAGTTACCAGGAATTCTTGACCAGCTTCGAAGAGGATAGGAAAAAACTGGATGATTGGATTAGATCAGAAGCCAGGTTGAAGTCGGAGTATGTTAAAAAGGAGGAACAAGCTAGAGAATTGGAAGCAGCCCTTCAAACTATAAAGAACCAGAAAAAAGAAATCATGGATGAAAGACAAGAAGCGTCTCTAGCAGCTCAGAAAATCATGTTGTCAGCTCAAGAAAAAGCTGGCAAGATAGAAAGCACTAAAACTGAATTGGTAACGACAAAGATGCGGATGGATGGCTTGCAAAAAAATTGGTCCAACTTTCAGTCTAAATTCCCCTAG